From the genome of Chlorocebus sabaeus isolate Y175 chromosome 2, mChlSab1.0.hap1, whole genome shotgun sequence, one region includes:
- the ZNF334 gene encoding zinc finger protein 334 isoform X1, with product MPGPAVTWTWCELQAKRVHPQPIGRAGGELRALGRRRERWGRAELSSALLSTLLALSQENLKMNKFQRSVSFQDLTVNFTQEEWQQLDPAQRLLYRDVMLENYSNLVSVGYHVSKPDVIFKLEQGEEPWIVEEFSNQNYPKVDDALEKNKEIQDKHLTQTVFFGNKTLITERENVFGKTLNLGMNSVPSRKMPYKCNPGGNSLKTNSEVIVAKESKENRKIPDEYSGFGKPLLHTKHEKSHLGMKNYRYNPMRKASNQNESLILHQNVQILKQPFDYNKCGKTFFKRAILVTQKGRQTERKPNECSECRKTFSKRSTLIVHQRIHTGEKPYVCNDCRKTFRVKTSLTRHQRIHTGERPYECSECGKTFIDKSALIVHQKIHGGEKSYECNECGKTFFRKSALAEHFRSHTGEKPYECKECGNAFSKKSYLVVHQRTHRGEKPNECKECGKTFFCQSALTAHQRIHTGEKPYECSECEKTFFCQSALNVHRRSHTGEKPYECSQCGKFLCTKSALIAHQITHRGKKSYECNECGKFFCHKSTLTIHQRTHTREKHGVFNKCGRISIMKSNCSQCKRMNTKENLYECSEHGHTISKNSHLIVHQRTIWERPYECNECGRTYCRKSALTHHQRTHTGERPYECNECGKTFCQKFSFVEHQRTHTGEKPYECNECGKSFCHKSAFRVHRRIHTGEKPYECNQCGKTYRRLWTLTEHQKIHTGEKPYKCNKCEKTFRHKSNFLLHQKSHKE from the exons agaTCAGTTTCATTTCAGGACCTGACTGTGAACTTCACCCAGGAGGAATGGCAGCAACTGGACCCTGCTCAGAGGCTCCTGTACAGGgatgtgatgctggagaactaCAGCAACTTGGTCTCCGTGG GGTATCATGTTAGCAAACCGGATGTGATTTTCAAATTGGAGCAAGGAGAAGAACCATGGATAGTGGAGGAATTCTCAAATCAGAACTACCCAA AAGTTGATGATGCCTTAGAGAAGAACAAGGAAATCCAGGATAAACATTTGACACAAACTGTATTCTTCGGCAACAAAACACTGATTACAGAAAGAGAGAATGTATTTGGGAAAACACTTAATCTGGGCATGAATAGTGTTCCCTCAAGAAAAATGCCCTATAAATGTAATCCAGGAGGAAACAGTTTGAAAACTAATTCAGAAGTAATTGTTgcaaaggaaagcaaagaaaacagaaagattcCTGATGAATACAGTGGATTTGGGAAGCCACTGCTTCATACTAAGCATGAAAAAAGTCATTTGGGAATGAAAAATTACAGATATAATCCAATGAGGAAAGCCAGCAATCAAAATGAAAGTCTTATTCTTCACCAGAACGTACAGATTTTGAAACAACCTTTTGACTATAATAAATGTGGGAAAACCTTCTTCAAGAGGGCAATTCTCGTTACCCAGAAAGGGAGACAGACTGAAAGGAAACCAAATGAATGTAGTGAATGTAGGAAAACCTTTTCTAAGAGATCTACCCTCATTgtacatcagagaattcatacagGGGAGAAACCGTATGTTTGTAATGATTGTAGGAAGACTTTTCGTGTGAAGACAAGCCTCACTCGACAccaaagaattcatactggagagagaccctatgaGTGCAGTGAATGCGGGAAAACCTTCATTGACAAATCTGCCCTCATTGTACACCAGAAAATTCATGGAGGGGAGAAATCCTATGagtgtaatgaatgtggaaaGACCTTTTTTCGGAAGTCAGCCCTGGCTGAACATTTCAggtcacacacaggggagaagccTTATGAATGCAAGGAATGTGGAAACGCCTTCAGTAAGAAATCGTATCTTGTTGTACATCAAAGAACTCACAGAGGAGAGAAGCCaaatgaatgtaaggaatgtgggaaaaccTTCTTCTGTCAGTCGGCCCTTACTgcacatcagagaattcacacaggggaaaaaccctatgaatgtagtGAATGTGAGAAAACCTTTTTTTGTCAATCAGCCCTCAATGTGCATCGAAGAAGTCATACAGGAGAGAAGCCCTATGAATGCAGTCAATGTGGAAAATTTTTATGTACGAAATCAGCCCTCATTGCACATCAGATAACTCATAGAGGAAAGAAGTCttatgaatgtaatgaatgtgggaaattTTTCTGCCATAAGTCAACACTCACTATACATCAGAGAACACACACAAGAGAGAAACATGGTGTGTTTAATAAATGTGGTAGAATATCCATCATGAAGTCAAACTGCAGTCAGTGTAAGAGAATGAACACAAAGGAGAATCTTTATGAGTGTAGTGAACATGGGCATACCATCAGCAAAAACTCACACCTCATTGTACATCAGAGAACTATATGGGAGAGACCATATGAATGCAATGAATGTGGGAGAACCTACTGCAGGAAGTCAGCcctcactcaccatcagagaacacacacaggagagagaccctatgagtgtaatgaatgtgggaaaacTTTCTGTCAGAAGTTCTCCTTTGTTGAACATCAGCGAACTCACACTGGGGAGAAACCAtatgaatgtaatgaatgtggaaaatCCTTCTGCCATAAGTCAGCCTTCAGAGTCCATAGAAGAattcacacaggagagaaaccatATGAATGTAATCAATGTGGGAAAACCTACCGTCGCCTGTGGACTCTCACTGAACATCAGAAAatacacacaggagagaaaccttacaagtgtaacaAATGTGAGAAAACATTTCGCCACAAATCAAACTTCCTTTTACATCAGAAATCCCACAAGGAATAA
- the ZNF334 gene encoding zinc finger protein 334 isoform X2 yields the protein MNKFQRSVSFQDLTVNFTQEEWQQLDPAQRLLYRDVMLENYSNLVSVGYHVSKPDVIFKLEQGEEPWIVEEFSNQNYPKVDDALEKNKEIQDKHLTQTVFFGNKTLITERENVFGKTLNLGMNSVPSRKMPYKCNPGGNSLKTNSEVIVAKESKENRKIPDEYSGFGKPLLHTKHEKSHLGMKNYRYNPMRKASNQNESLILHQNVQILKQPFDYNKCGKTFFKRAILVTQKGRQTERKPNECSECRKTFSKRSTLIVHQRIHTGEKPYVCNDCRKTFRVKTSLTRHQRIHTGERPYECSECGKTFIDKSALIVHQKIHGGEKSYECNECGKTFFRKSALAEHFRSHTGEKPYECKECGNAFSKKSYLVVHQRTHRGEKPNECKECGKTFFCQSALTAHQRIHTGEKPYECSECEKTFFCQSALNVHRRSHTGEKPYECSQCGKFLCTKSALIAHQITHRGKKSYECNECGKFFCHKSTLTIHQRTHTREKHGVFNKCGRISIMKSNCSQCKRMNTKENLYECSEHGHTISKNSHLIVHQRTIWERPYECNECGRTYCRKSALTHHQRTHTGERPYECNECGKTFCQKFSFVEHQRTHTGEKPYECNECGKSFCHKSAFRVHRRIHTGEKPYECNQCGKTYRRLWTLTEHQKIHTGEKPYKCNKCEKTFRHKSNFLLHQKSHKE from the exons agaTCAGTTTCATTTCAGGACCTGACTGTGAACTTCACCCAGGAGGAATGGCAGCAACTGGACCCTGCTCAGAGGCTCCTGTACAGGgatgtgatgctggagaactaCAGCAACTTGGTCTCCGTGG GGTATCATGTTAGCAAACCGGATGTGATTTTCAAATTGGAGCAAGGAGAAGAACCATGGATAGTGGAGGAATTCTCAAATCAGAACTACCCAA AAGTTGATGATGCCTTAGAGAAGAACAAGGAAATCCAGGATAAACATTTGACACAAACTGTATTCTTCGGCAACAAAACACTGATTACAGAAAGAGAGAATGTATTTGGGAAAACACTTAATCTGGGCATGAATAGTGTTCCCTCAAGAAAAATGCCCTATAAATGTAATCCAGGAGGAAACAGTTTGAAAACTAATTCAGAAGTAATTGTTgcaaaggaaagcaaagaaaacagaaagattcCTGATGAATACAGTGGATTTGGGAAGCCACTGCTTCATACTAAGCATGAAAAAAGTCATTTGGGAATGAAAAATTACAGATATAATCCAATGAGGAAAGCCAGCAATCAAAATGAAAGTCTTATTCTTCACCAGAACGTACAGATTTTGAAACAACCTTTTGACTATAATAAATGTGGGAAAACCTTCTTCAAGAGGGCAATTCTCGTTACCCAGAAAGGGAGACAGACTGAAAGGAAACCAAATGAATGTAGTGAATGTAGGAAAACCTTTTCTAAGAGATCTACCCTCATTgtacatcagagaattcatacagGGGAGAAACCGTATGTTTGTAATGATTGTAGGAAGACTTTTCGTGTGAAGACAAGCCTCACTCGACAccaaagaattcatactggagagagaccctatgaGTGCAGTGAATGCGGGAAAACCTTCATTGACAAATCTGCCCTCATTGTACACCAGAAAATTCATGGAGGGGAGAAATCCTATGagtgtaatgaatgtggaaaGACCTTTTTTCGGAAGTCAGCCCTGGCTGAACATTTCAggtcacacacaggggagaagccTTATGAATGCAAGGAATGTGGAAACGCCTTCAGTAAGAAATCGTATCTTGTTGTACATCAAAGAACTCACAGAGGAGAGAAGCCaaatgaatgtaaggaatgtgggaaaaccTTCTTCTGTCAGTCGGCCCTTACTgcacatcagagaattcacacaggggaaaaaccctatgaatgtagtGAATGTGAGAAAACCTTTTTTTGTCAATCAGCCCTCAATGTGCATCGAAGAAGTCATACAGGAGAGAAGCCCTATGAATGCAGTCAATGTGGAAAATTTTTATGTACGAAATCAGCCCTCATTGCACATCAGATAACTCATAGAGGAAAGAAGTCttatgaatgtaatgaatgtgggaaattTTTCTGCCATAAGTCAACACTCACTATACATCAGAGAACACACACAAGAGAGAAACATGGTGTGTTTAATAAATGTGGTAGAATATCCATCATGAAGTCAAACTGCAGTCAGTGTAAGAGAATGAACACAAAGGAGAATCTTTATGAGTGTAGTGAACATGGGCATACCATCAGCAAAAACTCACACCTCATTGTACATCAGAGAACTATATGGGAGAGACCATATGAATGCAATGAATGTGGGAGAACCTACTGCAGGAAGTCAGCcctcactcaccatcagagaacacacacaggagagagaccctatgagtgtaatgaatgtgggaaaacTTTCTGTCAGAAGTTCTCCTTTGTTGAACATCAGCGAACTCACACTGGGGAGAAACCAtatgaatgtaatgaatgtggaaaatCCTTCTGCCATAAGTCAGCCTTCAGAGTCCATAGAAGAattcacacaggagagaaaccatATGAATGTAATCAATGTGGGAAAACCTACCGTCGCCTGTGGACTCTCACTGAACATCAGAAAatacacacaggagagaaaccttacaagtgtaacaAATGTGAGAAAACATTTCGCCACAAATCAAACTTCCTTTTACATCAGAAATCCCACAAGGAATAA
- the ZNF334 gene encoding zinc finger protein 334 isoform X3 — protein sequence MLENYSNLVSVGYHVSKPDVIFKLEQGEEPWIVEEFSNQNYPKVDDALEKNKEIQDKHLTQTVFFGNKTLITERENVFGKTLNLGMNSVPSRKMPYKCNPGGNSLKTNSEVIVAKESKENRKIPDEYSGFGKPLLHTKHEKSHLGMKNYRYNPMRKASNQNESLILHQNVQILKQPFDYNKCGKTFFKRAILVTQKGRQTERKPNECSECRKTFSKRSTLIVHQRIHTGEKPYVCNDCRKTFRVKTSLTRHQRIHTGERPYECSECGKTFIDKSALIVHQKIHGGEKSYECNECGKTFFRKSALAEHFRSHTGEKPYECKECGNAFSKKSYLVVHQRTHRGEKPNECKECGKTFFCQSALTAHQRIHTGEKPYECSECEKTFFCQSALNVHRRSHTGEKPYECSQCGKFLCTKSALIAHQITHRGKKSYECNECGKFFCHKSTLTIHQRTHTREKHGVFNKCGRISIMKSNCSQCKRMNTKENLYECSEHGHTISKNSHLIVHQRTIWERPYECNECGRTYCRKSALTHHQRTHTGERPYECNECGKTFCQKFSFVEHQRTHTGEKPYECNECGKSFCHKSAFRVHRRIHTGEKPYECNQCGKTYRRLWTLTEHQKIHTGEKPYKCNKCEKTFRHKSNFLLHQKSHKE from the exons atgctggagaactaCAGCAACTTGGTCTCCGTGG GGTATCATGTTAGCAAACCGGATGTGATTTTCAAATTGGAGCAAGGAGAAGAACCATGGATAGTGGAGGAATTCTCAAATCAGAACTACCCAA AAGTTGATGATGCCTTAGAGAAGAACAAGGAAATCCAGGATAAACATTTGACACAAACTGTATTCTTCGGCAACAAAACACTGATTACAGAAAGAGAGAATGTATTTGGGAAAACACTTAATCTGGGCATGAATAGTGTTCCCTCAAGAAAAATGCCCTATAAATGTAATCCAGGAGGAAACAGTTTGAAAACTAATTCAGAAGTAATTGTTgcaaaggaaagcaaagaaaacagaaagattcCTGATGAATACAGTGGATTTGGGAAGCCACTGCTTCATACTAAGCATGAAAAAAGTCATTTGGGAATGAAAAATTACAGATATAATCCAATGAGGAAAGCCAGCAATCAAAATGAAAGTCTTATTCTTCACCAGAACGTACAGATTTTGAAACAACCTTTTGACTATAATAAATGTGGGAAAACCTTCTTCAAGAGGGCAATTCTCGTTACCCAGAAAGGGAGACAGACTGAAAGGAAACCAAATGAATGTAGTGAATGTAGGAAAACCTTTTCTAAGAGATCTACCCTCATTgtacatcagagaattcatacagGGGAGAAACCGTATGTTTGTAATGATTGTAGGAAGACTTTTCGTGTGAAGACAAGCCTCACTCGACAccaaagaattcatactggagagagaccctatgaGTGCAGTGAATGCGGGAAAACCTTCATTGACAAATCTGCCCTCATTGTACACCAGAAAATTCATGGAGGGGAGAAATCCTATGagtgtaatgaatgtggaaaGACCTTTTTTCGGAAGTCAGCCCTGGCTGAACATTTCAggtcacacacaggggagaagccTTATGAATGCAAGGAATGTGGAAACGCCTTCAGTAAGAAATCGTATCTTGTTGTACATCAAAGAACTCACAGAGGAGAGAAGCCaaatgaatgtaaggaatgtgggaaaaccTTCTTCTGTCAGTCGGCCCTTACTgcacatcagagaattcacacaggggaaaaaccctatgaatgtagtGAATGTGAGAAAACCTTTTTTTGTCAATCAGCCCTCAATGTGCATCGAAGAAGTCATACAGGAGAGAAGCCCTATGAATGCAGTCAATGTGGAAAATTTTTATGTACGAAATCAGCCCTCATTGCACATCAGATAACTCATAGAGGAAAGAAGTCttatgaatgtaatgaatgtgggaaattTTTCTGCCATAAGTCAACACTCACTATACATCAGAGAACACACACAAGAGAGAAACATGGTGTGTTTAATAAATGTGGTAGAATATCCATCATGAAGTCAAACTGCAGTCAGTGTAAGAGAATGAACACAAAGGAGAATCTTTATGAGTGTAGTGAACATGGGCATACCATCAGCAAAAACTCACACCTCATTGTACATCAGAGAACTATATGGGAGAGACCATATGAATGCAATGAATGTGGGAGAACCTACTGCAGGAAGTCAGCcctcactcaccatcagagaacacacacaggagagagaccctatgagtgtaatgaatgtgggaaaacTTTCTGTCAGAAGTTCTCCTTTGTTGAACATCAGCGAACTCACACTGGGGAGAAACCAtatgaatgtaatgaatgtggaaaatCCTTCTGCCATAAGTCAGCCTTCAGAGTCCATAGAAGAattcacacaggagagaaaccatATGAATGTAATCAATGTGGGAAAACCTACCGTCGCCTGTGGACTCTCACTGAACATCAGAAAatacacacaggagagaaaccttacaagtgtaacaAATGTGAGAAAACATTTCGCCACAAATCAAACTTCCTTTTACATCAGAAATCCCACAAGGAATAA